In a single window of the Subtercola sp. PAMC28395 genome:
- a CDS encoding ABC transporter ATP-binding protein: MTSNDTAVSVQNLTKSYGAFTALDGVTFDIARGETFALLGPNGAGKSTTIEILEGYRDRSGGEAHVLGVDPQHGGLEWKARLGIVLQSSGESGNVTVREQLTQFAGFYPNSRNVDDVISAVGLEEKAGTRIKNLSGGQRRRVDVALGVIGRPELLFLDEPTTGFDPEARRQFWELIHGLKREGTTILLTTHYLDEAAQLSDRAAVVAGGKLIDIGPVGSLGSAEARVPIVRWLENGISREVRAHDPGATVADLVRRIGEPQNLEVVRPSLEDIYLGLVADADPASHSESSARVAANTLTTEAATTGAAITGTSSKENELA, translated from the coding sequence ATGACCTCAAACGACACCGCCGTGAGCGTGCAGAACCTCACCAAGTCCTATGGAGCCTTCACTGCGCTCGACGGAGTGACCTTCGACATCGCGCGCGGTGAGACCTTCGCGCTGCTGGGCCCGAACGGCGCAGGCAAGAGCACCACGATCGAGATTCTCGAGGGGTACCGAGACCGCAGCGGCGGTGAGGCGCACGTGCTGGGGGTCGACCCGCAGCACGGCGGACTCGAATGGAAGGCACGCCTGGGAATTGTGCTGCAGAGCTCGGGTGAGAGCGGAAACGTGACCGTACGCGAGCAGCTCACGCAGTTCGCCGGCTTCTACCCGAATTCACGGAACGTCGACGACGTCATCTCGGCCGTCGGGCTCGAGGAGAAGGCCGGCACCCGCATCAAGAACCTTTCAGGCGGCCAACGGCGAAGGGTCGACGTGGCGCTCGGCGTCATCGGCAGGCCCGAACTGCTGTTTCTCGACGAACCCACCACGGGATTCGACCCGGAGGCGAGACGTCAGTTCTGGGAACTGATTCATGGCCTCAAACGGGAGGGAACGACCATTCTGCTGACGACGCACTACCTCGACGAAGCGGCACAGTTGAGCGATCGGGCCGCCGTCGTGGCCGGCGGCAAGCTCATCGACATCGGGCCCGTCGGTTCTCTGGGCTCGGCTGAAGCGCGCGTACCCATTGTGCGCTGGCTCGAGAACGGCATCTCCCGCGAAGTCCGGGCCCACGATCCGGGGGCGACGGTCGCCGATCTCGTGCGGCGCATCGGCGAACCACAGAACCTCGAGGTCGTGCGCCCGAGCCTCGAAGACATCTACCTCGGACTGGTCGCTGATGCCGACCCCGCTTCGCACAGCGAATCGTCGGCGAGGGTCGCAGCAAACACCCTCACCACCGAAGCCGCCACCACAGGCGCCGCGATCACCGGCACCTCCTCGAAGGAGAACGAACTCGCATGA
- a CDS encoding ABC transporter permease, with amino-acid sequence MTTTTLRTPRTNPGNPSFGLARTIRLGANRIGYETKVYFRQTDTLFFTFLFPVIMLSIFSVAFQGMGNVGANPDGTGGISQAAFYLPGMIAAGILLSGVQNLGVDIAMERSDGTLKRLGGTPLPVLSYFFGKMGQVFVTSLLQIGLLLLVARFAFDVALPTDPAKWMTFAWVYLLGIATSAVLGIAISRLPRTGRSATAVIIPPVLILQFISGVYLQFSLLPDWLQTVASLFPLKWMAQGMRSVFLPESFATVESGGAWNLGGVAIALLVWLVAGLIVCRVTFRWIRKDS; translated from the coding sequence ATGACCACCACCACTCTGCGCACCCCGCGCACCAATCCAGGCAATCCGTCGTTCGGCCTCGCACGCACGATCCGGCTCGGAGCCAACCGCATCGGCTATGAGACGAAGGTCTACTTCCGACAGACCGACACCCTCTTCTTCACCTTTCTCTTCCCCGTGATCATGCTCTCGATCTTCTCCGTCGCCTTCCAGGGCATGGGCAACGTCGGCGCGAACCCCGACGGTACAGGCGGCATCAGCCAGGCAGCGTTCTACCTGCCGGGAATGATCGCTGCGGGCATCCTGCTCAGTGGCGTTCAGAACCTCGGCGTCGACATCGCCATGGAACGAAGCGACGGCACCCTCAAGCGGCTCGGCGGCACACCCCTGCCGGTACTCTCGTACTTCTTCGGCAAGATGGGGCAGGTCTTCGTGACGTCGTTGCTGCAGATCGGCCTGCTGCTTCTGGTCGCCCGGTTCGCCTTCGACGTGGCCCTGCCGACAGACCCGGCCAAGTGGATGACCTTCGCCTGGGTCTATCTGCTCGGGATCGCCACCTCGGCGGTGCTGGGTATCGCCATCTCTCGGTTGCCCCGCACCGGCCGCAGCGCCACCGCCGTGATCATCCCCCCGGTGCTGATTCTGCAGTTCATCTCCGGGGTCTACCTGCAGTTCTCGCTGCTGCCGGATTGGCTGCAGACCGTCGCCAGCCTGTTCCCGCTCAAGTGGATGGCGCAGGGAATGCGCTCGGTCTTTCTGCCCGAGTCCTTCGCAACCGTCGAAAGTGGGGGGGCCTGGAACCTGGGCGGCGTCGCCATTGCACTGCTGGTCTGGCTGGTCGCCGGGCTCATCGTGTGCCGCGTGACCTTCCGCTGGATCCGCAAAGATAGCTGA
- a CDS encoding sensor histidine kinase gives MNRFSWWHIAVGVTLVAMAAVAATDFAESPTSAIGAWVCLGVLAVGYVLFGWRGFIVDYDECHRTSLRALAFPVLAIVCTSVGVGFNPSLATLQAIAFPIIWFTVDPLRRAIILNVVLAAGVTIGFLFSTGTSARAIAQAITIEAISLLFSLALGLWFSFALKQGQENTRLLAELQATQHELAVLNRDSGILSERERLAGEIHDTIAQSLTGLVMVAQRASRAATDDQPSVKLDLTLIEDIAREALVETRALVAAGTPVAVDGGLPAALTRLNTRFTRETGVAITLTTEGYHPEPNEVEVVLLRSAQEALANVRKHSHATRVTMRLATTGSAAAATSAVVAPSDGARLRIVLSVGDDGTGIDASRPLDDGFGLSGMQQRLALLGGELAIGPSGQGGVELTVSLPSLAERVGS, from the coding sequence ATGAACAGATTCAGCTGGTGGCACATCGCGGTGGGGGTCACCCTCGTCGCGATGGCCGCCGTCGCTGCCACCGACTTCGCCGAATCACCTACGTCAGCCATCGGCGCCTGGGTCTGCCTCGGCGTGCTCGCGGTCGGTTATGTTCTCTTCGGGTGGCGAGGGTTCATCGTGGACTACGACGAGTGCCACCGCACCAGCCTGCGGGCGCTCGCCTTCCCCGTTCTGGCCATCGTGTGCACCAGCGTGGGAGTGGGGTTCAACCCGTCCCTTGCCACGCTGCAGGCCATCGCCTTTCCGATCATCTGGTTCACCGTCGACCCGCTTCGCCGCGCAATCATTCTCAACGTCGTTCTCGCTGCAGGGGTCACCATCGGGTTCCTGTTCTCGACGGGAACCTCAGCCCGGGCCATCGCGCAGGCGATCACCATCGAGGCGATCTCCCTGCTCTTCAGCCTCGCCCTCGGCCTCTGGTTCTCGTTCGCCCTCAAGCAGGGGCAGGAGAACACCAGGCTCCTGGCCGAGCTCCAGGCCACGCAACATGAGCTTGCGGTACTCAACCGTGACAGCGGAATTCTGAGCGAACGCGAACGGCTGGCCGGCGAGATCCACGACACGATCGCCCAGAGCCTCACCGGGCTGGTGATGGTGGCCCAGCGCGCGTCACGAGCGGCGACGGATGATCAACCCTCCGTGAAGCTCGACCTCACCCTCATCGAAGACATCGCCCGCGAGGCGCTCGTCGAAACCCGGGCGCTCGTCGCCGCTGGCACGCCCGTGGCTGTGGATGGCGGCCTGCCGGCCGCGCTCACCCGCCTCAACACCCGTTTCACCCGCGAGACCGGCGTCGCCATCACGTTGACCACGGAGGGGTATCACCCCGAACCGAACGAGGTCGAAGTCGTTCTGCTGAGATCGGCGCAGGAGGCGCTGGCGAACGTGCGGAAGCACTCCCACGCAACTCGGGTGACGATGCGGCTGGCGACAACCGGAAGCGCAGCTGCCGCCACCTCTGCCGTGGTCGCTCCCTCCGACGGCGCCCGGCTTCGAATCGTTCTTTCGGTCGGCGATGACGGAACGGGCATCGACGCGTCGCGACCGCTCGACGACGGTTTCGGCCTGTCCGGCATGCAGCAGCGGCTGGCCCTGCTCGGTGGCGAACTCGCGATCGGCCCCTCCGGCCAGGGCGGGGTCGAACTGACGGTCTCCCTGCCGTCGCTCGCAGAGAGGGTGGGGTCGTGA
- a CDS encoding response regulator transcription factor, whose protein sequence is MIRVVVADDHPIVRAGVVALLESAPDVEVVGQAVNGLEAAVLALNLRPDLVVMDLRMPGLSGAEATARIVAKSTGIRVLVLTTYETDDDILLAIEAGASGYLVKAAPPEEILAGVRAVAAGQTVLAPSIASLLVQRMREDRAPVPKLSARELDVLRLVAAGNSNPEIARTLVIGEATVKTHLQHTFEKLTVTDRTRAVTRAMELGLI, encoded by the coding sequence GTGATCCGCGTGGTGGTCGCCGACGATCATCCGATCGTTCGCGCCGGCGTGGTCGCGCTGCTCGAATCAGCACCCGATGTGGAGGTGGTCGGCCAGGCCGTGAATGGGCTCGAAGCCGCTGTGCTGGCTCTGAACCTCAGGCCAGACCTCGTGGTCATGGACCTCCGGATGCCCGGGCTCAGCGGAGCCGAAGCAACGGCTCGGATCGTGGCGAAGTCGACGGGCATCCGGGTGCTCGTACTGACGACCTACGAGACGGACGACGACATTCTGCTGGCGATCGAAGCAGGGGCCAGCGGATACCTCGTGAAGGCGGCACCCCCGGAGGAGATTCTCGCCGGTGTGCGTGCCGTTGCAGCCGGGCAGACCGTGCTGGCGCCCTCGATCGCCTCGTTGCTTGTGCAGAGGATGCGCGAGGACCGTGCACCGGTTCCGAAGCTGAGCGCGAGAGAACTCGATGTACTCAGGCTCGTCGCGGCCGGTAACAGCAACCCCGAGATCGCCCGGACGCTGGTCATCGGCGAGGCGACGGTGAAAACGCACTTGCAGCACACCTTCGAGAAGCTGACCGTGACCGACCGCACGCGGGCCGTGACGCGGGCCATGGAGCTCGGGCTGATCTGA
- a CDS encoding UDP-N-acetylmuramate dehydrogenase: MIEESTDASLEPLTTLRVGGAAARLVTASDVEGIIEASLDAWHDGDHWMILGGGSNVVVSDDGFAGTVIRVASRGIVEADTVPGDPPATVRLLVQAGEPWDDVVSYAVERGFSGIEALSGIPGSTGAAPIQNIGAYGQEIASSLTGVEFLDYDTEEVQWLGVHELGFGYRTSIFKAGRRGVVLAVGLRLHADADAGAGRGPQSLGQPIEYGQLATALGVQPGDRVAVGLVRDAVLRLRASKGMILDADDPDSVSAGSFFTNPIVSEAFSRTLPPDAPRWLVEPEAAPVVRALDEAPEPEVFAPHVAPQGGYPVKLSAAWLIEHAGIARGFAIPGSRAAISGKHTLALTNRGGATAAEVAELARFVQWRVQAEFGVNLSPEPVFIGFDAEQADYL, encoded by the coding sequence ATGATCGAAGAATCCACCGATGCCTCGCTCGAGCCGCTCACCACGCTTCGAGTCGGGGGCGCAGCGGCGCGACTCGTGACGGCGTCTGATGTCGAGGGCATCATCGAGGCGAGCCTCGATGCGTGGCACGACGGTGACCACTGGATGATCCTCGGTGGCGGCTCGAACGTGGTCGTCTCCGACGACGGCTTCGCGGGCACGGTCATCCGCGTCGCGTCGCGCGGCATCGTCGAGGCCGACACGGTGCCGGGCGACCCGCCTGCGACCGTGCGCCTGCTGGTGCAGGCGGGTGAACCGTGGGACGACGTGGTGAGCTACGCGGTCGAGCGCGGATTCAGCGGAATCGAGGCCCTCTCGGGCATTCCCGGCTCGACCGGTGCGGCGCCGATTCAGAACATCGGCGCGTACGGCCAGGAGATAGCTTCATCTCTCACCGGGGTCGAGTTTCTCGACTACGACACCGAAGAAGTGCAGTGGCTCGGGGTGCACGAACTGGGTTTCGGGTACCGCACCAGCATCTTCAAGGCGGGGCGCCGTGGTGTCGTGCTCGCCGTCGGGCTGCGATTGCACGCAGACGCAGACGCCGGCGCCGGCCGCGGGCCGCAATCCCTCGGCCAGCCGATCGAGTACGGCCAGCTCGCAACCGCACTCGGCGTGCAACCCGGCGATCGGGTGGCAGTGGGGCTGGTTCGTGACGCAGTACTTCGGCTTCGTGCATCCAAGGGCATGATCCTCGACGCAGACGACCCCGATTCGGTCAGCGCCGGTTCGTTCTTCACCAACCCCATCGTGAGCGAGGCGTTCTCACGCACGCTTCCCCCTGACGCACCGCGCTGGCTGGTCGAGCCCGAGGCGGCTCCCGTGGTGAGAGCGCTGGACGAGGCGCCAGAACCCGAGGTCTTCGCCCCTCATGTCGCGCCTCAGGGCGGGTACCCCGTGAAGCTCAGCGCTGCCTGGCTGATCGAACACGCGGGAATCGCCCGTGGGTTCGCGATTCCCGGCTCCCGCGCTGCAATCTCGGGCAAACACACCCTCGCATTGACCAATCGCGGGGGTGCGACCGCGGCCGAAGTCGCCGAACTGGCCCGCTTCGTGCAATGGCGGGTGCAGGCTGAATTCGGTGTAAACCTCTCGCCGGAGCCGGTCTTCATCGGGTTCGACGCCGAGCAGGCGGACTACCTGTAG
- a CDS encoding MaoC/PaaZ C-terminal domain-containing protein, with translation MSVITSADFAALALGDYVAERQFTLTRDSLVRYAGASGDFNTIHYRDDVARSVGLEGVLAHGMLTMGFAVQPVIEWLGDPALIDDYQVRFTRPVYVDAESGAEVTVSAKIGQLDVDAGTARVDLVVTAAGQTVLGKSQIRIHAPMAVFQAP, from the coding sequence ATGAGCGTCATCACATCGGCCGACTTCGCCGCGCTCGCGCTGGGCGATTACGTCGCCGAACGCCAGTTCACCCTCACCCGCGATTCCCTCGTGCGGTACGCCGGTGCGTCCGGTGACTTCAACACCATCCACTATCGCGACGACGTCGCCCGGTCGGTGGGCCTCGAGGGTGTGCTCGCGCACGGCATGCTGACGATGGGTTTCGCTGTCCAGCCCGTGATCGAGTGGCTCGGCGACCCGGCCCTCATCGACGACTACCAGGTGCGCTTCACCCGCCCGGTCTACGTCGACGCCGAGAGCGGTGCCGAGGTCACGGTATCGGCGAAGATCGGCCAGCTCGACGTCGATGCCGGTACGGCCCGCGTCGACCTCGTGGTCACCGCGGCCGGCCAGACCGTGCTCGGCAAGTCCCAGATCCGCATCCACGCCCCGATGGCAGTGTTTCAGGCCCCATGA
- a CDS encoding MaoC family dehydratase N-terminal domain-containing protein — MPINPDLAGRVFEKTSPYLVGREKVREFARAVFSTSPLNFDVVAARAAGYSDVVAPPTFAVILQQLTLDQLLADPDAGIDFSRVVHGDQRFTQTRPIVAGDELTATLTIASVKSLGGNSMVTSESRIEDAAGAHVVTAISTLVVRGDE, encoded by the coding sequence GTGCCAATCAACCCAGATCTCGCGGGCCGGGTGTTCGAGAAGACCTCGCCGTATCTCGTCGGGCGTGAGAAGGTCCGTGAATTCGCTCGCGCGGTCTTCTCGACCAGCCCGCTCAACTTCGACGTCGTCGCGGCCAGGGCGGCCGGGTACAGCGATGTGGTGGCTCCGCCCACCTTCGCTGTCATCCTGCAGCAGCTCACGCTCGACCAGCTGCTCGCAGACCCCGACGCCGGTATCGACTTCTCGCGCGTGGTGCACGGCGACCAGCGGTTCACCCAGACGCGGCCCATCGTCGCCGGAGATGAACTCACGGCCACTCTCACCATCGCCAGCGTCAAGTCCCTCGGGGGCAACTCCATGGTCACCTCTGAATCGCGCATCGAAGACGCGGCCGGGGCCCACGTCGTGACCGCGATCTCGACCCTCGTCGTGAGGGGTGACGAATGA
- a CDS encoding DUF4190 domain-containing protein, with product MSMETPPPVPPTPPVPPTSPVPSVPPGPPFGTQPPSQVPANQRYNVLAIVSLVSAFVLSLVAVITGHLALSQIKKTGEKGRGLALAGVILGYAGILAGIIVAIVLVVALATGAAVVKAGIDQSQALSSLIPTDLTLPTDDPSAGGSDGSTQTVAEACTILNKQVSASASALSNSFSSLQSDPAGAVTALQNLSTDFGTALGTITNPVVLQTATTAYGDLETLIADIQAYVADPSVGSSAIQADGLAVQTSFTAIGAVCQ from the coding sequence ATGAGCATGGAAACGCCTCCCCCTGTGCCGCCCACTCCGCCTGTGCCGCCGACCTCGCCGGTGCCGAGTGTTCCGCCGGGGCCGCCCTTCGGTACCCAGCCACCGAGCCAGGTGCCGGCGAACCAGAGGTACAACGTGCTGGCGATCGTCTCACTGGTCAGCGCCTTCGTTCTGTCACTCGTCGCCGTCATCACCGGTCACCTGGCGCTCAGCCAGATCAAGAAGACCGGCGAGAAGGGCCGCGGCCTTGCGCTTGCCGGGGTGATCCTCGGGTACGCGGGAATTCTCGCCGGCATCATCGTGGCGATCGTTCTCGTCGTCGCACTGGCCACAGGCGCTGCCGTGGTGAAGGCCGGCATCGACCAGAGCCAGGCGCTGTCGTCACTGATCCCCACCGACCTGACGTTGCCGACCGACGACCCGAGCGCTGGTGGCTCCGACGGCTCGACCCAGACTGTGGCCGAGGCCTGCACCATCCTGAACAAACAGGTCTCCGCCTCAGCGAGCGCACTCAGCAACAGCTTCTCGTCGCTGCAATCCGACCCGGCTGGCGCTGTGACCGCTCTGCAGAACCTGTCGACCGACTTCGGCACCGCGCTCGGCACGATCACGAACCCGGTGGTTCTGCAGACGGCAACCACCGCGTACGGGGACCTCGAAACCCTCATCGCCGACATTCAGGCCTACGTCGCCGACCCGAGTGTCGGCAGCAGCGCGATCCAGGCCGACGGTCTCGCCGTCCAGACCTCCTTCACCGCCATCGGCGCGGTCTGCCAGTAG
- the aroQ gene encoding type II 3-dehydroquinate dehydratase translates to MTPTPPTGPTPRILLLNGPNLNMLGTREPLIYGTQTLADVEHLVTSSALGFGYAVDALQSNHEGELIDALHRARTTHVGVLLNAGGLTHTSVSLRDAVQASELPMVEIHLSNVHRREDFRHFSYLSEVAIAIIVGAGVTGYRFGVEALHEHLTK, encoded by the coding sequence ATGACGCCGACGCCGCCCACAGGGCCAACCCCGCGCATCCTGCTGCTCAACGGGCCGAACCTCAACATGCTCGGTACCCGGGAGCCCCTCATCTACGGCACGCAGACGCTCGCCGATGTGGAGCACCTTGTGACGTCGAGCGCGCTCGGATTCGGCTACGCGGTGGATGCCCTGCAGAGCAACCACGAGGGCGAACTCATCGATGCCCTCCACAGGGCGCGGACCACCCACGTCGGCGTGCTGCTGAACGCTGGCGGACTGACCCACACCTCGGTCTCGCTGCGCGACGCCGTGCAGGCCTCAGAGCTGCCGATGGTCGAGATCCACCTTTCGAACGTGCACCGGCGGGAGGACTTCCGTCACTTCTCGTACCTCTCCGAGGTGGCGATCGCCATCATCGTCGGGGCCGGCGTGACGGGCTACCGATTCGGCGTCGAGGCTCTGCACGAGCACCTGACGAAGTAG
- a CDS encoding Ig-like domain-containing protein, which yields MQSITTATSRRRLTRSHLIVAVVAPALVAFGAVVAVAAPASAAPVASAPVVSVPAGTNLVSESFSGTTISDSAWRALGDGCLTRATVAPASTASSLGVCALRVASPAAASATGYLQLTDATGYRKGGAVYTKASPSALGLDVTFDQWQYSSGGSGGDGLSFFVADGSANITTTGGQGSSIGYAQNTNQPPAPNGLAGAYLGVGLDVHGAFASSSDGHGTGCSTGQSATFQPNSVVLRGPGSGKTGYCYLAATNLPTATQKLRTSLSDSTLLTSAMARKFRVTVSAEKFPTVTVYAAFAPTAALTQVLRYTMTDAAPSSYQFGFTASDGSTVDTHLIGNVSASTIVPIDTTAPAVTITGAAKSLVATSTPTIDGTTDEAAGAVVSVLVGSQKLTTTAAADGTWSVTPSALPEGTASVVASVTDAAGNVGSAAQALTVDTIAPVVTITGGASVLVTSTTPELSGTTDAAAGSALTVLVGTQTLTTPVNADGTWSVTSAALAQGPIAVSASVSDAAGNVGSASQALTVDTIAPVVTIAGGASATSVSATPVVAGTTDAPQGSTLTVVVSNQTFTATVQTGGRWSVAPTALGNATVAVTASATDAAGNTGTATQSLTINVTVVVPTPTPTPTVTPAPTATPTVTPTPTPTPTPTPTVTPTPTPTPTVTPTPTPTVTPTPTPTPTVTPTPTPTPTVTPNPTPTVTPTPTPAPPASPVVAITGGPTASSTVARPTISGTTNQLSGRVTVTVDKQTLSGAVSATGAWSVVPFVLTEGAHAVVAGVVASDGSKASASQTLIVDTIAPSIVINGGSAISTRSATPTISGRTSLPAGGTVTVVVDGVALTSVVSSTRTFSVVSPRLTVGTHGVVISATDAAGNVGSQRQRLTLAPVILIDGGAARLTNSAAPTISGTTDALLGSPITVVVGGQTIVGAVTTPGIWSVTAPKLGSSGYSVMARVRDAVGNVSTAWQTLTVDTIAPTIVIDGGLAMSTKSVTPTISGRVNLPAGSSITVVVDGVAHTASVLSARTWSVTSQPLTLGAHTVVVSATDAAGNVGTMQQRLTIIG from the coding sequence GTGCAGTCCATCACCACGGCCACCAGCCGCCGTCGTCTCACCAGGAGCCACCTGATCGTGGCCGTCGTGGCTCCGGCTCTCGTTGCTTTCGGCGCGGTTGTCGCTGTTGCCGCACCGGCCTCTGCTGCACCCGTTGCCTCTGCACCCGTTGTCTCCGTGCCGGCCGGCACCAACTTGGTCTCCGAATCGTTCTCCGGCACCACGATCTCCGACAGCGCGTGGCGTGCTCTGGGCGACGGCTGCCTGACCCGCGCAACTGTCGCGCCGGCGTCGACCGCCTCGAGCCTGGGCGTCTGTGCCCTCCGGGTGGCATCGCCCGCTGCAGCGTCGGCAACGGGGTACCTGCAGCTCACCGACGCAACGGGCTACCGCAAGGGTGGCGCGGTGTACACGAAGGCCTCGCCTTCCGCTCTCGGGCTGGACGTGACGTTCGATCAGTGGCAGTACAGCTCGGGTGGCTCGGGTGGTGACGGTCTCAGCTTCTTCGTCGCTGATGGTTCGGCGAACATCACGACCACGGGCGGGCAGGGCAGCTCGATCGGTTATGCGCAGAACACGAATCAGCCGCCGGCTCCGAACGGTCTGGCGGGTGCGTACCTCGGTGTGGGTCTGGATGTCCACGGCGCGTTCGCGAGCTCGTCCGATGGGCACGGCACCGGATGCTCGACCGGCCAGTCGGCGACCTTCCAACCCAACTCGGTGGTGCTTCGCGGCCCCGGCTCCGGCAAGACCGGGTACTGCTACCTGGCGGCTACGAACCTGCCGACCGCGACTCAGAAGCTGCGCACCAGCCTGAGCGATTCGACCCTTCTCACCTCGGCGATGGCCCGCAAATTCCGCGTGACCGTTTCGGCCGAGAAGTTCCCGACGGTCACTGTCTATGCGGCATTCGCTCCGACGGCCGCGCTCACGCAGGTGCTGCGGTACACGATGACCGACGCGGCTCCGTCGAGCTACCAGTTCGGCTTCACGGCCTCAGATGGTTCAACGGTCGATACTCACCTGATCGGCAATGTCTCGGCCTCGACCATCGTTCCCATCGACACGACCGCGCCGGCCGTCACGATCACCGGTGCAGCGAAGTCACTCGTCGCAACGTCGACCCCGACGATCGACGGCACAACGGACGAGGCCGCAGGGGCTGTCGTCTCGGTACTGGTCGGCTCTCAGAAGCTGACGACGACGGCCGCTGCCGACGGCACGTGGAGTGTCACTCCCTCTGCGCTGCCTGAGGGCACGGCGTCCGTCGTCGCGTCGGTCACGGATGCTGCGGGCAACGTCGGTTCAGCGGCGCAGGCGCTGACCGTCGACACCATCGCTCCCGTCGTCACGATCACCGGCGGCGCGAGCGTGCTGGTGACGTCGACCACTCCGGAGCTCTCGGGTACGACCGACGCTGCAGCGGGTTCTGCGTTGACGGTTCTGGTCGGTACGCAGACGCTCACCACGCCGGTGAACGCAGATGGCACGTGGAGCGTCACGTCGGCCGCGCTTGCCCAGGGCCCGATCGCGGTGTCGGCTTCGGTGTCGGATGCTGCGGGCAACGTCGGTTCGGCGTCGCAGGCGCTGACCGTCGACACAATCGCACCGGTCGTCACCATCGCCGGTGGAGCCAGCGCGACGTCGGTGTCGGCAACTCCGGTGGTCGCAGGAACGACGGATGCTCCCCAGGGCAGCACTCTCACGGTCGTTGTGTCAAACCAGACCTTCACCGCCACGGTCCAGACCGGTGGCCGGTGGTCCGTTGCTCCCACAGCGCTCGGAAACGCAACCGTTGCCGTCACGGCCTCGGCAACAGACGCTGCAGGTAACACCGGCACGGCCACACAGTCGCTGACGATCAACGTGACCGTCGTCGTTCCGACCCCGACGCCGACTCCGACGGTCACACCGGCGCCGACCGCGACGCCGACGGTCACCCCGACCCCGACCCCGACGCCGACGCCGACTCCGACGGTCACGCCGACCCCGACGCCGACCCCGACAGTCACGCCGACCCCGACGCCGACGGTCACCCCGACCCCGACGCCGACTCCGACGGTCACACCGACGCCGACTCCTACCCCGACGGTCACCCCGAACCCGACTCCGACGGTCACGCCGACTCCGACCCCCGCGCCCCCAGCTTCACCGGTGGTCGCGATCACCGGTGGCCCGACGGCCTCCTCAACAGTGGCTCGGCCGACGATCAGTGGCACAACGAATCAGCTCAGCGGTCGCGTCACCGTCACAGTCGACAAGCAGACTCTCTCGGGCGCCGTTTCGGCCACGGGCGCTTGGAGTGTCGTCCCTTTCGTGCTCACCGAGGGCGCGCACGCGGTTGTCGCTGGCGTCGTAGCATCTGACGGGTCGAAAGCGAGCGCATCCCAGACGCTCATCGTCGACACCATCGCCCCGTCGATCGTGATCAACGGCGGCTCTGCCATCTCCACACGATCGGCCACGCCGACAATCAGTGGGCGGACCAGTCTGCCTGCTGGCGGCACAGTCACCGTCGTGGTCGACGGTGTCGCCCTGACGAGCGTTGTGTCGTCAACGAGAACCTTCTCAGTGGTCTCTCCCCGTCTCACCGTGGGCACCCACGGAGTGGTCATCTCTGCGACTGACGCTGCAGGGAATGTCGGCTCGCAGCGACAGCGGCTCACCCTGGCACCGGTGATCCTCATCGACGGTGGGGCTGCCCGGCTCACGAACTCTGCCGCGCCTACCATCAGCGGGACGACCGATGCTCTCCTCGGCAGCCCCATCACCGTCGTAGTCGGTGGACAGACGATCGTCGGCGCAGTGACGACGCCGGGCATCTGGTCTGTGACTGCTCCGAAACTGGGGTCATCCGGGTACTCGGTGATGGCGCGTGTTCGTGATGCTGTCGGAAATGTGTCGACTGCCTGGCAGACACTCACCGTCGACACGATCGCTCCAACGATTGTCATCGATGGTGGCCTTGCGATGTCGACCAAGTCCGTCACCCCGACGATCAGCGGTCGGGTCAATCTGCCAGCAGGCAGCAGCATCACTGTTGTCGTCGACGGAGTCGCCCACACGGCGAGCGTGTTGTCGGCACGCACCTGGTCGGTCACCTCGCAGCCTCTGACTCTCGGCGCGCACACAGTGGTCGTCTCTGCGACAGATGCTGCCGGCAACGTCGGTACCATGCAGCAACGTCTGACCATCATCGGCTGA